gaaggatctgtccagccgctcaagactgccagtgagaggaaacttaccacctcctgaggcagcccattccactgcagagctactcggactgtgaatttccccccaggatatctagctgatatcattctccatgtagtttaatccCAATACTGTGGGCcctatcctcttctgccaaaaggaaccattctctgccctcctcaaagtgatgacctttcaagtacttaaagacagccatcatgtcccttcttctccaggttgaacattcccaagtccctcaacctttcctcctagggcttggacccctggccccggatcatcctcatcggtctcctctgaaccctctccattttctccacatcctttctgaagtgaggcctctagaactgcacacaggactccaggtggggtctgactccAGGTGGGGTACACAGTGGGACTGTGACATTTTGTGGTTTAGATGTGAtgtttctgttgatacagcccaagactacattctCCTTCTCCCCAATATGGGCCTGAAGATGAACTCTAGTTCTAGCAGCTCACGCTAAGAACACAGGTAACAagataatggtaaaggtatcccctgtgcaagcaccgggtcatgtctgacccttagggtgacaccctcttgcgttttcatggcagactcaatatggggtggtttgccagtcccttccccagtcattaccgtttactccccaacaagctgggtactcattttaccgacctcggaaggatggaaggctgagtcaaccttgagccggctgctgggatcaaactcccagcctcatgggcagagcttcagactgcatgactgctgccttaccactctgtgccataagaggctctgcCCACAGAACACAGAAGAACACAGAAGAAGGCATAAATATCTGAATAAGCAAAAAAGAGCAATTGAAACAACTAATGATCAGGGGAGCTGGAAGTTCTCCTGTGCCTGGAAAATATGGGGAAACATGTGAGGCTTCCCTGCTGGATTATGCTCCGTGACTCAGACCTTTCCTCCCCTTCGCCACTCCTGATGGCTCCCAGTATCTGTCACCAAAGGCTCCATgcccgtcccccctccccatccccggcAAATCAGCCTCCAAGGGTTTGAAAACTCACCATTCATGAAGTAGAGAGAAAACACCAGCCAGGCGAGGCAGAAACTCCATGTGAAATGAAGGTGTCCGATTGTGGTCATCTCCCTCCAGGAAATGTCGACTGTATACAAGGCCATGCTGGCGTACCCACATGTGCCTGTGGCAAGCCAAGAACAAAGGGTCACACGCTTCAGTCAAGGAATTGGATATAGCCTTGCAGGTTGGGTTTAATCTGGTCTGGAGTTCCACAGCCTGCTTCCTGAGTCGAGACGCAGTCCCGAAAACCAGGCCAAAAGGAATCTTCCATGGTTCCCATGAACTTTCTGCAGTATTTTGGAGGCTGGATGGCATGCACCATGTAGCATTCCTTTTGGGGTTGGGTTTCCAGGCCtaccggtgggggtgggggtccctCACTTTCTGGACTCAACCTCCCCACCCAACTAACCTTAAACAGGAAGAACAACTCGTATTAATGTAACTTGCTGACAccaaccggaagtgacatcagaatGCTGGGGTCATCGGGAGGTCAAAACTATGGTTtgagggcaaaactctatggttttaagcaaattttaccatagagttttacccaAAAGTAGAGAGATTTCCCTCCCCCATGATCCCGACTTTCCAACTTTACTTCCGGGCGATGTAAAAAAATTGAGATTCTCCTCCTTGCTCCCAGAAAGCTCTCCCCATCTCTTGCTGGTAGCTGCAAAGTacatggcaaccctattttgGGGTCCATCATGGCTCTCCCCTCCCTGTCCTCAGTGCACATGTGATGTGGGCCAATGTCCATGCCAAAAAGAATGTTGATACCACTATCTATATAAGATCGAGGGCCCCTCTTCAGTTCGGCTGGGACATCCGGCTCTCCTCCGATCACATCCTCTTCCATGAGGTGCCAGATGGGGGAATTGTGGAACagacgggggtgggggagggttaaTCAGTCATCAGACTTTGAACGGTTTTAAGCTGGGggtggtttatattttattgtggggttttaaatgttgtagcgggccatgagccagcttgctgggagtggtgggtaatcaatcaaataaatatatggtCACTTGGAGAGTGCTTTTTTATAGTGTTTTATCACCGGTGTGTTTTGGTGAAACACTATTGGTGAAACACTACAAAAAAGCACACTCTCGAAGAGATcctatagagcagccttttgactgtggaagaacccctggaataaattttcaggcttcaaggcccccctgaagtgatgtcagctggccatgtctctctgccacacccccagaagtaacATAATGACACGCACCCATTGCCCGCCTTTCACTCCTTCCCCTCACGTTTACTCCTGCTAcactggctctgcctcatgtaggctagaaagaagggcaggagctgagaaggcagcctgaACCCCCCCTACTATGCctcaaccaactcccccccccctttgattcaTATACCTGTGGCCTACCTATTGAACTCTCTGggtggaggtggccagttccttagattgtggccaagtccattcaggtgggaggggaaaggccacagacccacTGCGAATCTCCAGGggcccacggacccctggttgggaatctctgctatGGAGAGTCGTATCATGATTTGTGAATTTGGAAGGACACTCTCCTACCTGTAGTGAAGCTGGCCACTGCGGAGACGAGCATGTTGGATATTCTCCCATTGGGTCTGATGCAGCGGCAAGACACAAAGAGGGAGAATGCGGCAAAGAAACCCGTGGCAGTGGCCAGGACCAGAAGGATCCGTGCCGCTTTTGTAAACTCtgctgggagaaaaaaattaGTTTGATTTGTTTTAAGCCCAAAAGCttattcacatcaaaatcacaagatgtcatagtcccattgtgtatggcactggtcagaccacacctggagtactgtgtgcagttctggaggcctcacttcaagaaggacgtggataaaattgaaagggtacagaggagagcgacgaagatgatctggggccaagggaccaagccctatgaagataggttgagggacttgggaatgttcaaccaggagaaaaggaggttgagaggggacatgatagccctccttaactatttgaaaggttgtcatttggaggagggcaggattctgttcccgttggctgcagaggagaggacacgcagtaatgggtttaaactacaagtacaatgatataggctagatatcaggaaaaaattttcacagtcagagtagttcagcagtggaataggctgcctaaggaggtggtgagctccccctcactggcagtcttcaagcaaaggttgaatacacacttttcttggatgctttaggatgctttgggctgatcctgcattgagcagggggctggactaaatggcctgtatggccccttccaattctatgattctataagctttGCCCTGGCCTGGTTGAGCAGACGCAAGAACCGCAAGCACGAAACGATCAGCATCTCCGTGCGGCGCAAGCCCCGTGGCTGCAGTGCATGCATTGCAAAAGGTACCGCACCAGAGATGCGAGATgctcagggaggcatcaaagccCCCAGGGCTGGGGCAACACCGTGATGCAccaggatgagaaggggaggtgcaAAGAGAAGACCAGGCAACATGGCTCTGATCTGAGCATGATTACCGCTGTCCTTGTTCGCCCGGATGCAGATCGGTTGGGTGCATGTTGCCTCTGTGGGGCCAGCAGGGTCTTTCGTTTCTGGGGTGATGACCTCCATCCAAGAGGGACTAAAAAGAGAGATGGACAGGAGGAAGAAGCTGATGCAGGTAGCGGCGGAGCTGCTGGCTCGGTAGGACAGCTTCAGCTGAAGCCACCAGGGAGTGCTGGTTGGAGACATCTTGGCCAAGAGCAGGGCAAACTTGGGAAGGGCTGGAAACCTGGAGAGATTCACATCCACGAAGGTTTCTGTTTTTCCCACACTCTCGAGCAGCAAGAAACCTCTTCCCTTCTAGGACGATGACCACACAGGTGGATGATAGTCCGggagacctcctcctcctcctcctctccccctgctaATTCTTTCCCCACAGTTCTGGTGTTCACGGTCCCTATGGAGACCCTTGGCTCGTAGCAACTGCCTTGGAATCTTccttctgggggtggggctggaatAGGCCTCGCCTTCTGAGCCAAGAGTGACAGCTAGCTTGGGACACGGcttagggaggagaggagaggagaggagaggagaggagaggagaggagaggagaggagaggagaggagaggagaggagaggagaggagaggagaggagaggagaggagaggagaggagaggagcatcCTCTTTGGATTTCAAAATGCTCTCAATGCCCTCTGCACCTGGATTTTCCTTTatcaaatggcaaaatccacttgcaaatgggtTTCTGGAATGGGTCCAAACTGGATTATTTAgcatgtgcagaaatgtcctTCGTAAACAACATGTACGcctttttgtgaaacccttgggtttcttgatggtttggaagggtttcccaaccgggtgggagttaattcatttttaatatatattttaaaatttgttaaacaattatcaggtcatatgaccgtatacggtcatgtcaacctgacccgcctcccaaaatggcctcccAAAATGAAGGgagtgtgaaggggaggggccctgggtgggcatgtccacagctctgcttcccaacctcattctgcaccattgtaccacttctggggtttctcgaagcctggagactgtttcaggggtctcttaacagtaaaaatgttgagaagggcTGGGTTAGAGCATCAGATCAGAATAtgggagaccccagttcaaatcgCTTATCAGCCATGGAAGGTTACTTGGTAGCCTTAGGCCAGCTGGACTCAATCACAGTATAATCCACCTCGTAGGATTGTTTGAAggctaaaatggaagagaaggaatgATATAATGTGTGCTGGATCCCCatggggggaaaatggctgtagGAATGAAGTTGTTTCTTAAATAAAACTTGTGATCCTAAGGATTTGGGttggtttatttggggggggtTCCCCCACCAAGTCCCAGCTGACCTGTGGTCCccctctagggcagcctttttcaattttttcacCACCAAGAAACCTCTCAAacttccttcaggcttcgagaaattcCAGGAGTGGCCCAATGGTgcggaatatagttgggaagcagagctgaggacacgcccacctggggtccctccccttcccaccctctccaggcttatcaatggccatttggggaagtcggggaaggtcagcatgaccatatttggtcatgtaaCCCAGAAAatattaacac
Above is a window of Paroedura picta isolate Pp20150507F chromosome 5, Ppicta_v3.0, whole genome shotgun sequence DNA encoding:
- the LOC143838925 gene encoding uncharacterized protein LOC143838925 isoform X2, whose protein sequence is MSPTSTPWWLQLKLSYRASSSAATCISFFLLSISLFSPSWMEVITPETKDPAGPTEATCTQPICIRANKDSEFTKAARILLVLATATGFFAAFSLFVSCRCIRPNGRISNMLVSAVASFTTGTCGYASMALYTVDISWREMTTIGHLHFTWSFCLAWLVFSLYFMNGFFSLVTHILYPVTAVGWHGNQIFIEEQEQELASGDNMAVGSLVLPRQGNPTNPGSNAFLVPSICMSSTLL
- the LOC143838925 gene encoding uncharacterized protein LOC143838925 isoform X1; translation: MSPTSTPWWLQLKLSYRASSSAATCISFFLLSISLFSPSWMEVITPETKDPAGPTEATCTQPICIRANKDSAEFTKAARILLVLATATGFFAAFSLFVSCRCIRPNGRISNMLVSAVASFTTGTCGYASMALYTVDISWREMTTIGHLHFTWSFCLAWLVFSLYFMNGFFSLVTHILYPVTAVGWHGNQIFIEEQEQELASGDNMAVGSLVLPRQGNPTNPGSNAFLVPSICMSSTLL